The Peribacillus sp. FSL E2-0218 genome contains a region encoding:
- a CDS encoding LacI family DNA-binding transcriptional regulator, with amino-acid sequence MATIREVAKEAGVSVATVSRVMNGSGYAHEDTKKVVMAAVEKLNYKPNEVARSLYNRKSKLVGLILPDITNPFFPEMARGVEDYLQQFGYRLIFGNSDEKRDKEIEYIDTFLQNNVVGIIASTSEEANENFDNLEIPVVLLDRTAENLPAVYSDQKTGGRLAARVLLDRGSTNIVLIRGPVEIKPVYERYTAAMEELTQAKVNVQVMDSSLTLQGGQVCVRQLFEQYPETDGIIACNDIVAAAALQEILKRGIRIPEEIQLIGYDDIAFTALLHPPLSTIRQPAYEMGAQAAEMLIRKINQEKIEETHKKLPVSFVERQTTRRKVEKP; translated from the coding sequence GTGGCAACTATTCGGGAGGTTGCAAAGGAAGCAGGCGTTTCCGTGGCAACGGTTTCTAGAGTCATGAATGGCAGCGGGTACGCACATGAAGACACAAAGAAGGTCGTCATGGCGGCTGTTGAAAAGCTGAATTATAAACCGAATGAAGTGGCAAGGTCCCTCTATAACCGTAAATCCAAATTGGTGGGCTTGATCTTACCGGACATTACGAATCCTTTCTTCCCGGAAATGGCAAGGGGTGTCGAGGATTACTTGCAGCAATTTGGCTATCGGCTGATATTCGGAAATAGCGATGAGAAGAGAGATAAGGAAATAGAATATATCGACACCTTTCTACAGAATAATGTAGTGGGCATCATTGCTTCGACAAGCGAAGAAGCCAATGAAAATTTTGACAATCTGGAAATTCCAGTCGTCCTTCTCGATCGGACGGCAGAGAACTTGCCAGCCGTTTATTCCGACCAAAAGACGGGCGGCAGGTTGGCAGCACGGGTATTGCTCGATAGGGGCAGTACAAATATCGTCCTGATCAGGGGACCCGTGGAAATAAAGCCTGTATATGAACGGTACACGGCTGCAATGGAGGAATTGACACAGGCGAAAGTGAATGTACAGGTCATGGACTCGTCCCTCACTCTACAAGGAGGACAAGTATGTGTGCGGCAGCTATTCGAGCAATATCCAGAAACGGATGGAATCATCGCTTGTAATGATATTGTCGCAGCTGCGGCCCTTCAGGAAATCTTGAAACGGGGAATCCGGATTCCGGAGGAGATTCAATTGATCGGCTATGATGATATCGCCTTCACGGCCTTATTGCACCCGCCGTTATCGACCATTCGCCAGCCTGCCTATGAGATGGGGGCGCAAGCTGCGGAAATGTTGATTAGGAAAATCAATCAGGAAAAAATAGAAGAAACACATAAGAAGCTGCCTGTTTCTTTTGTGGAAAGACAAACAACGAGAAGAAAGGTGGAAAAGCCGTGA
- a CDS encoding lysoplasmalogenase: MLTKWLPAAILITGLAYIFVIPEEPLLLKISFKVIPMLLILLYASKKGGRGNRYQIPILLGLFFCMLGDGLLIWFLIGLSAFLIGHLFYIAAFLKSWNFSWLRFATILPIAAYSTVICREIILSLIETGENGLIIPVIGYVTVISLMGWTAMMTRNAVVIIGGMLFVISDSILAWNKFVDVIAFSGPLIMLTYYAAQFFIATSIRKDPSFGFANGLKNETPST, translated from the coding sequence ATGTTAACGAAGTGGTTGCCTGCGGCGATCCTTATTACGGGACTAGCCTATATATTCGTCATACCTGAAGAGCCATTGCTTCTGAAAATCAGCTTTAAAGTGATTCCGATGTTATTGATTTTGCTTTATGCCAGCAAAAAAGGAGGACGAGGGAATCGATATCAAATTCCGATCCTCCTTGGACTATTCTTTTGCATGCTTGGAGATGGCTTGTTGATTTGGTTTCTTATCGGCCTTTCCGCCTTCTTGATCGGCCACCTTTTCTATATTGCGGCCTTCCTGAAATCATGGAACTTTTCCTGGCTTCGATTCGCAACGATTCTGCCGATTGCCGCTTACTCGACGGTGATTTGTCGGGAAATTATCCTTTCCTTGATAGAAACGGGTGAAAATGGCCTCATCATCCCTGTAATCGGTTATGTGACGGTCATTTCGCTCATGGGCTGGACGGCGATGATGACCAGAAATGCCGTTGTAATCATCGGCGGGATGCTGTTTGTGATTTCCGATTCCATCCTAGCTTGGAACAAATTCGTCGACGTCATTGCCTTCTCTGGTCCACTGATCATGCTTACCTATTATGCTGCCCAATTTTTCATCGCTACCAGCATTCGCAAAGACCCTTCTTTCGGTTTTGCGAACGGACTGAAAAATGAAACGCCCAGCACATGA
- a CDS encoding PTS sugar transporter subunit IIC, whose product MYKASTGIANAVLVTLGIGLLFESVGGYLGWEVFLAIGGAAKVLLAPALGAGIAYQLGGNSLIIFSAMASSAVGGAAIHRTAEGAFTIATGQPLSAVLAAVVATYVGKRLIGKTKLDIMAIPLGAVLVGGVAGYGLALVTTPFLTWLSGQITAAVGGSPLIGSMVIALVWSILLMTPASSAALAIALQLDPVSSAAALIGCTVQFVGFTVMSYKDNDMGGFLAQMVVTPKVQFPNLIKKPLYVVPPFIAAIICAPIATMAFDFQVPYELGGMGLSSMIAPIAIITGQGLYTFLVYVAVGMVLPAVITLVLHRVLKMMGKVKPGDLHLEVS is encoded by the coding sequence ATGTACAAAGCCTCAACAGGAATAGCTAACGCCGTATTGGTTACATTAGGGATCGGGTTATTGTTCGAATCGGTAGGCGGGTATTTAGGGTGGGAGGTCTTCCTTGCCATAGGCGGAGCCGCAAAGGTCTTGCTTGCGCCTGCGCTGGGGGCCGGCATCGCGTATCAGCTTGGCGGGAATTCGTTAATTATTTTTAGCGCCATGGCTTCTAGTGCCGTTGGCGGCGCTGCAATTCACAGAACGGCCGAGGGGGCGTTCACGATCGCTACGGGGCAGCCGTTAAGTGCCGTCCTGGCAGCAGTAGTGGCAACATATGTAGGTAAGCGGCTAATCGGCAAAACAAAGTTGGATATCATGGCCATCCCATTGGGGGCGGTTCTAGTCGGGGGAGTGGCCGGATATGGCCTGGCTCTAGTCACGACGCCATTCCTAACATGGTTAAGCGGTCAAATTACCGCTGCCGTCGGTGGGTCGCCTTTAATCGGCTCCATGGTCATCGCTTTGGTATGGAGCATTTTATTGATGACCCCGGCGTCATCCGCGGCGCTTGCGATCGCCCTGCAATTAGATCCCGTTTCCAGTGCGGCAGCTTTAATCGGATGTACCGTACAGTTTGTCGGGTTCACTGTCATGTCTTATAAAGATAATGATATGGGCGGGTTCCTGGCCCAGATGGTCGTTACGCCAAAAGTCCAGTTTCCTAATTTAATCAAAAAGCCATTATATGTCGTCCCGCCTTTCATTGCGGCAATCATTTGCGCCCCGATCGCTACCATGGCATTTGATTTTCAGGTGCCGTATGAGCTTGGAGGGATGGGGTTAAGCTCAATGATTGCCCCGATTGCCATCATTACCGGGCAAGGATTGTATACGTTCTTGGTTTATGTCGCAGTCGGCATGGTCTTGCCAGCCGTGATCACCCTTGTCCTGCATCGAGTATTGAAAATGATGGGTAAAGTGAAACCGGGCGACCTGCATTTAGAAGTATCATGA
- the rbsK gene encoding ribokinase yields the protein MIKLAVVGSSSMDLVVTSAKRPKAGETVLGESFITVPGGKGANQAVAAARLGAEVSMIGCVGDDFYGEIILENLKKNGVNTEYVEPVTGSASGTAHIILSEGDNSIIVVKGANDFITPDYVQKAQKAIEEADIVMVQQEIPEETVEYLAELCKKLQKRLLLNPAPARKLSEDVIQQAAFLTPNEHEFEILFNGRDRAEVLTEHPNKLFITEGKNGVRYFDGHEERVVPSFVVEAVDTTGAGDTFNAAFAVAVAEGKSYDECLIFANRAASISVTKLGAQGGMPVRAEVERGLEA from the coding sequence GTGATCAAATTGGCAGTAGTGGGAAGTTCATCGATGGATCTGGTGGTGACATCAGCAAAGCGTCCAAAAGCAGGGGAAACGGTTTTAGGAGAATCCTTTATCACGGTCCCGGGTGGAAAGGGAGCGAATCAGGCAGTGGCAGCAGCCCGCCTTGGTGCGGAAGTATCGATGATTGGATGTGTAGGAGATGATTTTTATGGGGAAATCATTTTAGAAAACCTGAAAAAGAATGGTGTAAATACGGAGTATGTGGAACCGGTTACAGGTTCTGCCTCAGGTACGGCACATATCATCCTTTCGGAAGGCGATAACAGCATTATTGTCGTGAAAGGGGCAAATGATTTCATTACTCCCGATTATGTCCAAAAGGCGCAAAAAGCCATCGAGGAAGCGGACATCGTCATGGTCCAGCAGGAAATACCCGAGGAAACGGTCGAATACCTGGCTGAGCTGTGCAAAAAGCTCCAAAAAAGACTGCTATTGAACCCCGCTCCCGCCCGCAAGCTAAGTGAGGATGTGATTCAACAGGCAGCATTCCTGACGCCTAATGAGCATGAGTTCGAAATACTTTTCAATGGGAGAGATCGAGCGGAAGTCCTGACGGAGCATCCCAATAAATTATTCATTACGGAAGGAAAAAATGGTGTCCGATATTTTGACGGCCATGAAGAAAGGGTCGTTCCTAGCTTTGTAGTGGAAGCGGTGGATACGACAGGTGCAGGCGATACATTCAATGCTGCCTTTGCGGTGGCCGTTGCAGAAGGCAAAAGCTATGATGAATGTTTGATTTTCGCCAACCGGGCAGCGTCCATTTCCGTGACGAAGTTGGGGGCCCAAGGCGGCATGCCGGTTAGGGCGGAAGTCGAAAGGGGCCTTGAAGCATGA
- the rbsD gene encoding D-ribose pyranase: MKRQGIINSSIAKVLADLGHTDYIVVGDAGLPVPPGVIKIDLALTPGTPSFQAVVRAVHEDMVIEKVIAATEVIEKNPGQHQYMVQQFGEAIEYVSHEDFKKLSSKAKAVIRTGETTPYSNCILQSGVFF, from the coding sequence ATGAAGAGGCAAGGAATCATCAATAGTTCGATAGCCAAGGTCCTTGCCGACCTTGGTCATACGGATTATATAGTTGTAGGTGACGCCGGTCTGCCGGTGCCGCCGGGAGTCATCAAGATAGACTTAGCCTTGACGCCTGGAACCCCATCGTTCCAAGCTGTCGTGCGTGCCGTTCACGAAGATATGGTCATTGAAAAGGTCATCGCCGCCACTGAGGTGATAGAGAAAAATCCAGGCCAGCATCAATATATGGTGCAGCAGTTCGGCGAAGCGATCGAATATGTTTCACACGAAGATTTCAAGAAGCTGTCAAGTAAAGCGAAAGCCGTCATTCGGACGGGGGAGACGACGCCGTATTCGAATTGCATTCTGCAGTCTGGAGTATTCTTTTAA
- a CDS encoding class I SAM-dependent rRNA methyltransferase — protein sequence MGKEIDIKVKAKFASKIGKGFPLIAKESIANLDDLQEEGSLVRLVDENKRFLAKGYYGKQNKGYGWVLTKSENEKIDQTFFNGKIGAAVEFRKPYYDDPETTAFRLFNGEGDGIGGLIIDHYDGHYVISWYSKGIYSFKDTIIKALQDTVEVKSIYQKKRFDTKGQYVDEDDFVMGEQPEFPLLVKENGVQFAVYLNDGAMVGVFLDQRDVRRKIRDEYAKGKTVLNMFSYTGAFSVFAALGGAIKTTSVDLANRSLPKTIEQFGVNGIDPETQNIVVMDVFKYFKYAVKKELKFDLVILDPPSFAKSKKFTFSAGKDYTNLLKDTIAITEDDGVIIASTNCSTFDMKKFKSFIDAAFRECNGKYEIVEQFSLPADFKTSREYKEGNYLKVVFIKKIMG from the coding sequence ATGGGAAAAGAAATAGATATAAAAGTGAAAGCTAAGTTTGCAAGCAAAATCGGCAAGGGCTTTCCGTTGATCGCTAAAGAGTCGATCGCCAATCTCGATGACCTCCAGGAAGAGGGGTCTCTAGTACGTCTGGTCGATGAGAATAAGCGATTCCTGGCAAAGGGATATTACGGGAAACAAAATAAGGGCTACGGATGGGTATTGACCAAAAGCGAAAATGAAAAAATCGACCAAACCTTCTTTAATGGAAAAATCGGCGCTGCCGTTGAATTCCGTAAACCGTATTATGACGATCCCGAGACGACCGCTTTCCGGTTGTTTAATGGGGAGGGCGATGGAATTGGTGGTTTAATCATCGATCATTATGACGGTCACTATGTCATCAGCTGGTATAGCAAAGGGATTTATTCGTTTAAAGACACCATTATCAAGGCATTGCAGGATACGGTCGAGGTCAAATCGATTTATCAAAAGAAACGCTTTGATACGAAGGGGCAGTATGTCGATGAAGATGATTTCGTCATGGGTGAACAACCGGAATTTCCCCTACTTGTTAAGGAAAATGGAGTCCAGTTCGCCGTTTATTTGAATGATGGCGCGATGGTCGGTGTCTTCCTCGATCAGCGCGATGTCAGACGGAAAATCCGCGATGAATACGCAAAAGGAAAAACGGTGCTGAATATGTTCTCCTACACGGGGGCATTTTCCGTGTTTGCCGCTTTGGGCGGTGCGATTAAAACAACAAGCGTCGATCTTGCGAATCGGAGTTTACCGAAGACGATCGAACAGTTCGGCGTGAACGGAATAGATCCTGAAACACAGAACATCGTGGTGATGGATGTATTCAAGTATTTTAAATATGCAGTGAAGAAAGAGTTGAAATTCGACTTGGTCATCCTCGATCCGCCGAGTTTTGCCAAATCGAAGAAGTTTACGTTCAGCGCTGGCAAAGACTATACGAATCTATTGAAGGACACCATTGCAATTACTGAAGACGACGGAGTCATCATCGCTTCGACTAATTGCAGCACGTTCGACATGAAAAAGTTCAAGAGCTTCATCGATGCAGCCTTCAGGGAATGTAACGGGAAGTATGAAATCGTCGAGCAATTCTCATTGCCGGCTGATTTCAAGACAAGTCGGGAATATAAGGAAGGCAACTATTTAAAAGTGGTCTTCATCAAGAAAATCATGGGTTGA
- the gdhA gene encoding NADP-specific glutamate dehydrogenase, whose product MTTSLTVDHEELQAAKEYVRHVYAQVKERNPHESEFHQAVKEIFLSLVPVFAKHPIYMKNGILQRLVEPERMINFRVSWVDDLGNVQVNRGFRVQFNSAIGPFKGGLRFHPTVNSSIIKFLGFEQIFKNSLTGQPIGGGKGGSDFDPKGKSDSEIMRFCQSFMSELGRYIGPDTDIPAGDIGVGAREIGYLFGQYKKMQGSYHAGVLTGKGLSYGGSLARTEATGYGTVYFVEEMLKDKGLQFHGSTVVVSGSGNVSIYAMEKAAQLGAKVVACSDSNGYIYDENGLDLDTIRHLKEVGRKRLSEYVHAHPEAEYNEGSYGIWSVPCDIALPCATQNEMDEEAAKLLIKNNVKAVGEGANMPSTLEAIDVFLNNGILFGPAKAANAGGVAVSALEMAQNSARMPWTFEEVDTKLYGIMKNIYKNSIEAAEEYGEPGNLVVGANIAGFLKVADAMLTQGIL is encoded by the coding sequence ATGACAACTTCACTAACAGTCGATCATGAAGAATTACAGGCAGCAAAAGAATATGTAAGGCACGTATACGCACAGGTTAAGGAGCGTAATCCACATGAAAGTGAATTCCATCAAGCGGTCAAAGAAATATTCCTTTCACTTGTCCCCGTATTTGCAAAACACCCCATATATATGAAAAATGGAATATTACAAAGATTGGTCGAACCCGAAAGAATGATCAACTTCCGCGTTTCCTGGGTCGATGACCTAGGCAATGTCCAAGTCAATCGTGGTTTTCGTGTTCAATTCAACAGTGCAATCGGTCCATTCAAAGGCGGTCTGCGCTTCCACCCCACAGTCAATTCAAGTATCATAAAGTTCCTTGGTTTCGAGCAAATCTTTAAAAACTCTCTTACAGGCCAGCCGATTGGAGGAGGAAAAGGCGGGTCGGACTTCGATCCGAAAGGCAAATCAGATTCGGAAATCATGCGCTTTTGCCAAAGCTTCATGTCGGAACTCGGTCGCTATATCGGGCCGGACACAGACATACCAGCTGGAGATATCGGGGTCGGCGCCAGGGAAATCGGTTATCTTTTTGGTCAATATAAAAAGATGCAAGGCAGCTACCATGCTGGAGTTTTAACCGGAAAAGGATTAAGCTACGGCGGAAGCTTGGCCCGTACCGAAGCGACTGGTTATGGGACGGTTTACTTCGTCGAGGAGATGCTTAAGGACAAAGGCTTACAATTCCATGGCAGCACGGTTGTCGTTTCCGGATCTGGAAATGTCTCCATTTATGCAATGGAAAAAGCTGCACAACTGGGAGCTAAGGTTGTTGCTTGCAGTGATTCCAATGGCTACATCTATGATGAAAATGGCCTGGACCTTGATACGATTAGACATTTAAAAGAAGTGGGCCGAAAAAGGTTGAGTGAGTATGTCCATGCACATCCGGAAGCTGAATACAATGAAGGCAGCTACGGCATTTGGTCCGTACCTTGTGATATCGCCCTTCCTTGTGCCACACAAAATGAAATGGATGAAGAAGCGGCAAAATTATTGATCAAAAATAATGTGAAAGCAGTCGGTGAAGGTGCCAACATGCCTTCAACGCTTGAGGCAATTGATGTATTCCTTAATAATGGCATTCTTTTTGGGCCTGCAAAAGCGGCAAATGCAGGCGGAGTAGCTGTGTCTGCCCTTGAAATGGCTCAAAACAGTGCCAGGATGCCTTGGACGTTTGAAGAAGTCGATACAAAATTATACGGCATCATGAAAAACATCTATAAAAACAGTATAGAAGCCGCAGAAGAATACGGTGAGCCTGGTAACTTGGTTGTGGGTGCCAATATTGCTGGATTCCTTAAAGTGGCGGATGCCATGCTTACTCAAGGGATACTCTAG
- a CDS encoding sugar ABC transporter ATP-binding protein: MQIEMNDIYKAFGQNKVLEGVHFSLEAGEVHALMGENGAGKSTLMNILTGLHKQDQGTIVINGNETSFKDSKEAEEAGMAFIRQELNIWPEMTVLENLFIGKELVNKLGVLKTKQMKARAKEVFKTLNISLPFDKEAGLCSVGEQQMIEIAKALMTEAEVIIMDEPTAALTDREIEKLFEVMKGLTQKGVSLVYISHRMEEIFAICDRITVMRDGKTVDTKRIVDTNFDEVVQKMVGRELEDRFPHRDAKLGEVVLDVKGLTKKGMFENINFAVRKGEIVGVAGLMGAGRTEIMRALFGVDQIDRGEITVEGKRVSIRKPTDAVRHGLAFITENRKEEGLILDFSVRENIGLPNLKSFAPSGLVKTDDERNFADMMIKRLHVKTSSAETIIGNLSGGNQQKVVIAKWIGTSPKVLIMDEPTRGIDVGAKREIYELMNELTERGIAIIMVSSELPEIVGMSDRILVVHEGAIAGELLKQEATQEKIMALATGGN, encoded by the coding sequence ATGCAAATCGAAATGAACGACATATATAAGGCATTCGGTCAAAACAAGGTATTGGAGGGCGTTCATTTTTCGTTGGAGGCTGGAGAGGTACACGCGCTCATGGGGGAAAATGGAGCAGGGAAATCAACCTTGATGAACATTTTGACTGGTCTTCATAAGCAGGATCAAGGAACGATCGTGATTAACGGCAATGAAACCTCATTCAAGGATTCCAAGGAAGCAGAAGAAGCGGGGATGGCCTTTATCCGTCAGGAATTGAATATTTGGCCGGAAATGACCGTGCTGGAGAACTTATTTATCGGCAAGGAACTGGTAAATAAGTTAGGCGTCCTAAAGACGAAACAAATGAAAGCGCGTGCAAAAGAAGTTTTTAAAACACTTAATATTTCCCTTCCCTTCGATAAGGAAGCCGGCCTTTGTTCCGTAGGTGAACAGCAAATGATCGAAATTGCCAAGGCGCTGATGACGGAGGCCGAAGTCATCATCATGGATGAACCGACCGCTGCGTTAACCGATAGGGAAATCGAAAAGCTATTTGAAGTGATGAAGGGCTTAACCCAAAAGGGTGTATCACTTGTTTATATCTCGCATCGGATGGAAGAAATATTCGCCATTTGTGACCGGATCACCGTTATGCGTGATGGTAAAACCGTCGATACGAAAAGAATCGTCGATACGAATTTCGATGAAGTCGTACAAAAAATGGTCGGACGGGAGCTGGAGGATCGGTTCCCCCATCGTGATGCAAAGCTTGGCGAGGTAGTCCTTGATGTAAAAGGATTGACGAAAAAAGGGATGTTTGAAAATATCAATTTCGCAGTCCGGAAAGGCGAGATAGTAGGTGTAGCCGGATTGATGGGAGCAGGCAGAACGGAAATCATGCGCGCCCTTTTCGGTGTCGACCAAATAGATCGCGGTGAGATTACCGTTGAGGGCAAGAGGGTTTCCATTCGAAAACCGACGGATGCAGTGCGGCACGGTTTGGCTTTCATTACGGAAAACCGTAAAGAAGAGGGGCTGATCCTCGACTTTTCAGTAAGAGAAAATATCGGTTTGCCGAATTTGAAGAGCTTTGCACCAAGCGGACTCGTAAAAACGGACGATGAGAGAAATTTTGCAGATATGATGATCAAACGGCTTCACGTGAAGACTTCCTCTGCGGAAACGATCATCGGCAACCTATCCGGGGGCAATCAGCAAAAAGTGGTCATCGCGAAATGGATCGGCACCTCCCCGAAGGTTTTAATTATGGATGAGCCTACGAGGGGGATCGATGTTGGCGCAAAACGTGAAATTTATGAATTGATGAATGAACTGACGGAGCGGGGAATCGCCATCATCATGGTTTCGTCTGAGCTTCCGGAAATCGTGGGAATGAGTGATAGGATCCTTGTAGTTCACGAAGGTGCAATTGCTGGAGAATTATTAAAGCAGGAAGCGACACAAGAAAAAATCATGGCATTGGCGACAGGGGGGAACTAG
- the rbsB gene encoding ribose ABC transporter substrate-binding protein RbsB gives MKKIVSIIMILSLMVLAACSMDSGLKDDKKEKKDSVKGLKIGVSISTLNNPFFVSLKDGVEKEAKEKGMKVTVVDAQDDTAKQISGIEDLILQKVDVLLVNPTDSAAISSAVQSANEAGIPVITIDRSSDEGDIKTFIASDNVAGGEMAAEYLVKELGEKAKVVELEGVSGASATRERGKGFHNLADKQLDVVTSQTAEFDRTKGLNVMENILQGNKDIQAVFAHNDEMALGAIEAIKAAGKDIIVVGFDGNDDALKAVENGELQATIAQQPALIGEEAVNAAEKILKGDKVDETISVPLKLVTKK, from the coding sequence ATGAAAAAAATCGTATCGATCATCATGATCCTATCATTAATGGTCTTGGCTGCATGCTCAATGGATTCGGGTCTGAAAGATGATAAAAAAGAAAAGAAAGACTCTGTAAAAGGATTGAAGATCGGTGTCAGCATTTCAACTTTAAACAATCCGTTCTTCGTTTCATTAAAAGATGGGGTTGAAAAAGAGGCAAAAGAAAAAGGCATGAAAGTCACTGTTGTTGATGCCCAGGATGATACGGCTAAACAAATCAGCGGAATTGAAGATTTAATCCTGCAAAAGGTGGATGTCCTTCTTGTAAATCCAACAGACTCAGCGGCAATATCTTCAGCCGTTCAATCTGCAAATGAAGCTGGCATTCCTGTCATTACGATAGACCGCTCATCCGATGAAGGCGATATCAAAACATTCATCGCCTCCGATAATGTCGCTGGTGGGGAAATGGCCGCGGAATACCTAGTCAAAGAGCTTGGCGAAAAAGCAAAGGTAGTGGAGCTTGAAGGTGTATCAGGAGCGTCAGCAACTCGCGAACGCGGAAAAGGCTTCCATAATCTTGCGGACAAGCAATTGGATGTCGTGACAAGCCAGACGGCAGAATTCGACCGGACAAAAGGCCTTAACGTAATGGAAAATATCCTGCAAGGCAATAAAGATATCCAAGCGGTATTCGCTCATAATGATGAAATGGCATTAGGTGCCATTGAAGCGATCAAGGCAGCAGGCAAAGATATCATCGTGGTTGGCTTCGATGGCAATGATGATGCATTGAAGGCAGTCGAGAACGGTGAACTACAAGCGACAATTGCCCAGCAACCTGCCCTTATCGGCGAAGAGGCGGTTAATGCAGCGGAAAAGATCTTGAAAGGCGACAAAGTGGACGAGACCATTTCCGTACCGCTGAAATTAGTCACGAAAAAATAA
- the rbsC gene encoding ribose ABC transporter permease (functions to transport ribose at high affinity; forms a complex with RbsA2C2B), translating to MKLEATGKSGIWQKFGPLLALVLLFIVITVLNPSFMEPNNILNLLRQTSINALIAFGMTFIILTGGIDLSVGSILALSSALMAGMMVSGMDPILAILVGILLGAIMGVINGILVSKGKMAPFIVTLATMTIFRGLTLVYTDGKPITGIGDSVAFQMLGRGYFLGLPVPAVVMIIAFFILWFLLHKTSFGRKTYAIGGNEKASRISGIKVDRVKVAIYGLAGTMAAIAGAILTSRLNSAQPTAGQSYEMDAIAAVVLGGTSLSGGKGRLFGTLVGVLIIGTLNNGMNLLGVSSFYQQVVKGAVILIAVLLDRKKS from the coding sequence ATGAAACTTGAGGCTACAGGAAAAAGCGGGATCTGGCAAAAATTCGGGCCGTTACTCGCCTTGGTTCTATTATTTATCGTAATAACCGTATTAAATCCATCATTCATGGAACCGAACAATATTTTGAATCTATTGCGTCAAACCTCCATCAATGCACTTATTGCATTCGGGATGACCTTCATCATACTGACAGGCGGCATCGACTTGTCCGTCGGTTCCATTCTGGCACTGTCCAGCGCGCTTATGGCTGGCATGATGGTCTCGGGAATGGACCCGATCCTTGCCATATTGGTAGGTATATTACTTGGTGCAATTATGGGTGTAATCAATGGAATTCTCGTATCAAAAGGTAAAATGGCTCCTTTCATCGTTACATTGGCTACGATGACAATTTTCCGAGGCCTGACGCTCGTCTATACGGACGGGAAGCCGATCACGGGTATTGGTGACTCGGTCGCGTTCCAAATGCTTGGGAGAGGGTACTTCCTAGGCTTGCCGGTACCGGCGGTCGTGATGATCATCGCGTTTTTCATCCTATGGTTCCTGCTTCACAAAACATCATTTGGCCGCAAAACTTATGCCATTGGCGGAAATGAAAAGGCTTCCCGTATTTCCGGGATCAAAGTCGATCGCGTGAAGGTGGCCATATATGGGCTGGCAGGTACGATGGCCGCCATTGCCGGTGCGATCTTGACCTCGCGTCTGAATTCGGCACAGCCAACGGCGGGGCAATCCTATGAAATGGATGCCATCGCAGCCGTGGTGCTCGGCGGGACAAGCCTATCAGGCGGTAAAGGCCGATTGTTCGGCACGCTCGTGGGGGTCCTGATCATCGGTACCTTGAATAACGGAATGAATTTACTTGGTGTATCCTCTTTCTACCAGCAAGTGGTAAAAGGTGCAGTTATATTAATCGCGGTCTTACTTGACCGTAAAAAATCATAA